From Bacteriovorax sp. BAL6_X, the proteins below share one genomic window:
- a CDS encoding Mur ligase central domain protein, producing the protein MNNIDTFHCQKLESTFLTRLTQLCGKESFRPKLDHIRDYLVHDRRVIESRSKVIIVGGTNGKGETCHSLSYLYKRAGFTSCLWTSPHVLSITERFKINEKNISIEELTELLNEHEEVIKDLKLSFYEALFVLFIKFSLKHETDFVILEVGLGGRFDATNIFTRPVAAITSIGLDHTEILGSTLKEILFEKYGITRMGGKLLENVEQTFLKDILSQWCGRDDIALTSVTQQKQLAYFEKNRQMAIALYQESTGRKLDEEGISKIEWPVTPGRWDRLSIEGRDFVFVGAHNQLGHKELLKSISDCQGQELYDVLISFSSGREAQIKSTLKLYETYPCVIKSINVLSYEHERALSKETLQQNLKTGTKVYELHNFLDTILSTNEEIDAKKQSNIESLRSGSNKILVVGSYYFIACMQKYLRSKFSK; encoded by the coding sequence GTGAATAATATAGATACTTTCCATTGTCAAAAACTTGAAAGCACGTTTCTTACACGTCTAACTCAACTATGTGGTAAGGAGAGTTTTAGACCAAAACTTGATCACATCAGAGATTATCTTGTCCATGATAGACGTGTCATTGAGTCGCGATCTAAGGTTATTATAGTCGGTGGAACAAATGGAAAGGGTGAGACTTGCCATAGTTTAAGCTATCTATATAAGAGAGCAGGTTTCACAAGCTGCTTGTGGACTTCTCCTCATGTTCTTTCAATTACTGAACGATTTAAAATAAATGAAAAGAATATTTCTATTGAGGAGTTAACTGAGTTACTTAATGAGCATGAAGAAGTTATCAAAGATCTTAAACTCTCTTTTTATGAAGCCTTATTTGTGCTTTTCATAAAATTTTCTCTTAAGCATGAAACTGATTTCGTCATTCTCGAAGTTGGCCTCGGTGGACGTTTCGATGCAACAAATATTTTTACAAGGCCAGTTGCTGCAATAACTTCTATTGGCCTAGATCATACAGAAATCTTGGGGAGTACTTTAAAAGAAATTTTATTTGAGAAATACGGTATAACACGTATGGGTGGAAAGCTACTTGAAAATGTAGAGCAAACTTTTCTAAAAGATATTCTATCTCAATGGTGTGGTCGTGATGATATTGCTTTAACTTCTGTCACACAACAAAAACAGTTAGCTTACTTTGAGAAGAATAGACAAATGGCAATTGCTCTCTATCAGGAGTCGACTGGGAGAAAACTCGATGAAGAAGGTATTTCTAAAATAGAGTGGCCTGTAACACCTGGACGTTGGGATCGTTTGAGTATTGAAGGTAGAGATTTTGTTTTTGTTGGAGCTCACAATCAACTTGGCCATAAGGAATTATTAAAAAGTATTTCAGATTGCCAAGGACAAGAGCTATATGATGTTCTGATAAGTTTTTCTTCTGGAAGAGAGGCACAGATCAAATCCACTCTAAAGCTATACGAAACATATCCTTGTGTTATTAAGTCCATTAATGTTTTAAGTTATGAGCACGAAAGGGCGCTTAGTAAAGAAACACTTCAACAAAACTTAAAGACGGGCACAAAAGTGTATGAATTGCACAATTTTCTCGATACAATATTAAGTACTAATGAGGAAATTGACGCAAAAAAACAATCAAATATCGAATCTCTTAGATCTGGTTCCAACAAAATACTTGTTGTGGGCTCTTATTACTTTATCGCTTGTATGCAAAAGTATCTTCGTTCTAAGTTTTCAAAATAA
- a CDS encoding M23 family metallopeptidase: MKKSLLFLATLLTILSCTTLKNGRYIKLTDNYNAEKLADIFNIPQWQIEEFNKGAAFKKGDTIFLPYKNGILYNRVEGRSISSINYQKLRKSSRFLWPVPSSNRVTSGYGHRWGRPHEGIDIAARKGTYIVSADAGVVVFSGRKSGYGNITVVSHVGGFFTIYAHNHKNYTRKGQKVARGQVIAAVGNTGKSTGDHLHFEIRHDSKAFDPLEFFHKH; this comes from the coding sequence ATGAAGAAGTCATTGCTATTTCTTGCGACATTACTGACGATACTTAGTTGTACGACCCTTAAAAATGGCCGCTATATTAAGCTAACAGATAATTATAATGCTGAGAAACTGGCCGATATTTTTAATATTCCACAATGGCAAATTGAAGAATTTAATAAGGGTGCCGCTTTTAAGAAGGGTGACACAATATTTTTACCTTATAAGAATGGAATTCTTTATAATCGAGTTGAAGGTAGGTCAATTTCTTCAATTAACTATCAAAAACTTCGCAAGAGCTCTCGTTTTTTATGGCCGGTTCCTTCGTCTAACCGTGTAACCTCTGGCTATGGACATCGCTGGGGAAGACCTCATGAGGGAATTGATATTGCTGCTCGTAAGGGGACCTATATTGTTTCTGCTGATGCAGGAGTTGTTGTTTTCAGTGGACGTAAGTCTGGTTACGGGAATATTACTGTTGTTTCACATGTTGGTGGCTTCTTTACGATCTATGCTCATAATCATAAAAATTACACAAGAAAAGGTCAAAAAGTTGCTCGTGGCCAAGTTATCGCAGCTGTAGGTAATACTGGAAAATCAACAGGTGACCACTTACACTTTGAAATTAGACATGACTCTAAGGCCTTTGATCCATTAGAGTTTTTTCACAAGCACTAG
- a CDS encoding LPS-assembly protein LptD: MWALITLSLVCKSIFVLSFQNNIYADTPKVLAFGENDEVQILSDKAYRKSSDNSYEAHGNVIIKLGTDTIYGEKASISLATKIGKIWGNVRYAGPKFNLYGTEISYSLQKAEFSVKNAKLVDENFVLRGKEIVRHDSGVFKAIEAEFTTCKDCPESWSIQGQEVTVVPDDYISLKHAFVKINGVIIVYIPYVSLPIRKVRESGLLFPTIGLDFDEGFYFKQPIFWAINDNSDATFAPTVFGKRGNGLAVEYRNTLGKYSNIEFDGKTVNDKIWQPGKLDLEPSGKDEIRGAYKLNYFYHPNNKLSFWANSTYLTDLDIQSDYEEYFEKNIYMGSEKGSRLSTDYMGDSVIANLYSSFMSNSIFSDPEGFDTDYVQNTARFGVGHRPFNIFNSKGILSKINFYQNLKFDYFKQDVVNENLYYRNIQRFDYNPSLEFVLRPISHINIKMESGLDAQYYVLPTEKSEKQNGYKYGNYVNTSMWVDIEKVYGRAYIQEEIVKPVLIEDTERNLISKIPRSESEELDVRKLYRSSYKHSLKFGLNHFYYNAQKYRGNERLGDQFALLEDNGRFDERDIIRGRNNTLQDVSTRTDLPESNTIELVFNNNILKKTPKPNYQMFKNFNYQLDNYEYSKIAYFNISQGLILEDNEDSTTDTSERLTRLAILSGLNLNNFSLNLSEYYFHTESKHITSLSMRHDLRRFQYELGFNYDSFSEDRRYFTIDVDFELNDILSFRTGYYYDFELERVYESYLGTRYNPLNNCWVFDIEYRQKDEFVNNKLNLDQSISLKILINYNAKNFDSVFGVTL; encoded by the coding sequence TTGTGGGCTCTTATTACTTTATCGCTTGTATGCAAAAGTATCTTCGTTCTAAGTTTTCAAAATAATATCTACGCAGACACTCCAAAGGTTTTGGCCTTTGGTGAAAATGATGAAGTCCAAATTCTTTCTGATAAAGCTTATCGTAAAAGTAGTGATAACTCTTATGAGGCACATGGTAATGTTATTATCAAACTTGGAACTGATACGATCTACGGTGAAAAGGCCAGTATCTCTCTAGCGACAAAAATTGGTAAAATTTGGGGGAATGTACGTTATGCTGGGCCAAAGTTTAATCTCTATGGAACAGAAATTTCATACTCTCTACAAAAGGCAGAGTTTTCTGTTAAAAATGCAAAGCTAGTTGATGAAAACTTTGTTTTAAGAGGGAAGGAAATCGTTCGCCATGATAGTGGTGTCTTTAAAGCGATTGAAGCTGAGTTTACAACTTGTAAGGATTGTCCTGAGTCTTGGAGTATTCAAGGTCAAGAAGTGACAGTTGTTCCAGATGACTATATTAGTTTAAAGCATGCTTTTGTAAAAATTAATGGTGTTATTATAGTTTATATTCCATATGTTTCGCTGCCGATCAGAAAGGTAAGAGAGTCAGGACTTCTATTTCCAACAATTGGGCTTGATTTTGATGAAGGTTTTTACTTTAAACAACCAATTTTTTGGGCCATCAATGATAATAGTGACGCTACATTTGCTCCTACTGTTTTTGGAAAACGTGGAAATGGACTAGCCGTTGAGTATAGAAATACGCTTGGTAAATATTCTAATATTGAGTTTGATGGAAAAACTGTAAATGATAAAATATGGCAACCAGGAAAGCTAGATCTTGAGCCTAGTGGAAAAGATGAAATCAGAGGAGCCTACAAGCTTAATTATTTCTATCATCCAAATAATAAATTATCGTTTTGGGCGAACTCTACATACCTAACAGATCTAGATATTCAAAGTGACTATGAAGAGTATTTTGAAAAAAATATCTATATGGGAAGTGAGAAGGGATCACGTCTTTCTACTGACTATATGGGAGACTCTGTTATTGCAAACTTATACTCAAGTTTTATGAGTAATAGTATCTTTAGTGACCCCGAAGGTTTTGATACTGACTATGTTCAAAATACTGCAAGATTTGGTGTCGGTCATAGGCCATTTAATATTTTCAATTCGAAAGGTATTCTATCTAAAATTAATTTTTATCAAAATTTAAAATTTGATTATTTCAAACAAGATGTTGTGAATGAAAACTTATATTATAGAAATATTCAGCGTTTCGATTATAATCCATCTCTAGAGTTTGTCTTAAGGCCTATCTCACATATTAATATAAAAATGGAATCGGGTCTTGATGCTCAATACTATGTTCTGCCAACTGAGAAATCAGAAAAACAGAATGGGTACAAGTATGGGAACTATGTTAATACATCAATGTGGGTGGATATTGAAAAGGTATATGGACGTGCCTATATCCAGGAAGAGATTGTTAAGCCTGTACTCATTGAAGATACAGAGAGAAATTTAATTTCTAAAATTCCTCGCTCAGAAAGTGAAGAGCTAGACGTTAGAAAGTTGTATCGCTCTTCTTATAAGCATAGTCTTAAATTTGGTCTTAATCACTTTTATTATAATGCACAAAAATATCGTGGAAATGAAAGACTAGGTGACCAGTTTGCTCTTCTTGAGGATAATGGACGTTTTGACGAAAGAGATATTATTAGAGGTCGAAATAATACTCTTCAAGATGTATCGACTCGAACTGACTTGCCGGAATCTAATACAATTGAATTAGTATTTAATAATAATATATTGAAAAAAACACCTAAACCTAATTATCAGATGTTTAAGAATTTCAATTATCAACTTGATAACTATGAATATTCAAAAATTGCGTACTTCAATATTTCACAAGGTCTAATTCTAGAAGATAATGAAGATTCTACGACAGATACAAGTGAGCGATTAACAAGGCTTGCAATCCTAAGTGGATTAAACCTTAATAACTTCTCGTTAAATCTTTCAGAGTATTACTTCCATACGGAGAGTAAACATATTACTTCATTAAGTATGAGACATGACCTAAGAAGATTTCAGTATGAGCTTGGATTTAATTACGACTCCTTCTCCGAAGATCGTCGCTACTTTACAATTGATGTAGACTTTGAATTGAATGATATCCTTTCATTTAGAACTGGTTATTATTATGATTTTGAACTTGAAAGAGTTTATGAGTCCTATCTTGGTACTCGATATAATCCTTTAAATAATTGTTGGGTATTTGATATTGAGTATAGACAAAAAGATGAGTTTGTTAACAATAAGCTAAATCTCGACCAATCGATTTCGCTAAAAATCCTTATTAACTACAATGCTAAGAATTTTGATTCGGTTTTTGGAGTAACTCTGTGA
- a CDS encoding exonuclease domain-containing protein, giving the protein MRYLSFDIEATGLEEKDLIIEFAMVPFCAKTKTINKELKKHFYIKCPSFEELKPNLNQWVIDHNKELIDKAHAEGLSIEIFKQELISYFESEEVREYFGNKKITLFGKSMSAIDLPFMTRDLGWDFMRKYFEHRQLDLSCIAYGLIDMELIPAECESGSKLMKFLNMGDVAHTALEDAVNTALMYFKLLDLVLVKKL; this is encoded by the coding sequence ATGCGTTATTTATCATTCGATATTGAAGCAACAGGACTAGAAGAAAAAGACTTAATCATCGAATTTGCAATGGTTCCCTTTTGTGCAAAAACAAAAACAATAAATAAAGAACTAAAAAAACATTTCTATATAAAATGCCCAAGCTTTGAAGAGCTCAAGCCTAATTTAAATCAATGGGTTATTGATCACAATAAAGAATTGATCGATAAAGCTCATGCCGAAGGCCTATCAATTGAGATCTTTAAGCAAGAACTAATTAGTTACTTTGAGTCTGAAGAAGTTAGAGAGTATTTTGGGAATAAGAAAATTACATTATTTGGTAAATCTATGAGTGCTATAGATCTTCCATTCATGACTCGTGACCTAGGTTGGGATTTTATGAGAAAATACTTCGAACATCGCCAACTTGACCTCTCATGCATTGCTTACGGATTAATTGATATGGAACTAATCCCTGCAGAATGCGAGTCCGGTTCAAAATTAATGAAGTTTTTAAATATGGGAGATGTTGCTCACACTGCGCTCGAGGACGCAGTTAACACAGCACTTATGTACTTTAAGTTATTAGATCTAGTGCTTGTGAAAAAACTCTAA
- the rplS gene encoding 50S ribosomal protein L19 codes for MNLVDVVNENYKNANVESFPTFKTGDTVAVHARITEGQKSRIQIFQGVVIAMKEAGKLTGHFRVRKVSSGIGVERVFPFHSPNVEKIEIVQRGKSRRSKLYYLRDRSGKSARIAIDYDRK; via the coding sequence ATGAATTTAGTAGACGTTGTAAATGAAAATTACAAGAACGCAAATGTAGAGTCTTTCCCAACTTTTAAAACTGGGGATACTGTTGCTGTTCACGCAAGAATCACTGAAGGTCAAAAATCTCGTATTCAGATTTTCCAAGGTGTAGTTATTGCAATGAAAGAAGCTGGAAAACTTACTGGTCACTTCAGAGTTAGAAAAGTTTCTTCTGGAATTGGTGTTGAAAGGGTATTCCCATTCCATTCACCAAACGTAGAAAAGATTGAGATCGTTCAAAGAGGTAAATCTAGAAGATCTAAGCTTTACTACCTAAGAGATCGTTCAGGTAAATCTGCACGTATCGCAATTGACTACGATAGAAAGTAA
- a CDS encoding aminodeoxychorismate/anthranilate synthase component II: MKLVFVDFEDSFTNNILSYFNEFDFKIEVVNFRKLSHSNIAHYFNNNLVVLGPGPGHPDEYLNLFKDAGIELTDFKAELQKARRLIGICLGHQMILYLLDELKVVRSSIPMHGQAVEIEIGEGQALFDCFSEADRKVLRRAKLQRYNSLTLQISSGDYYSGKWESETQLVFDKHNELLMAYRPNRFLTMQFHPESVGTSCNNILFQAMNKFFM, translated from the coding sequence GTGAAGTTAGTCTTTGTCGACTTCGAAGATAGTTTTACAAATAATATACTTTCTTACTTTAATGAATTTGACTTTAAAATCGAAGTTGTTAACTTTCGAAAACTTTCTCATTCAAATATTGCTCATTATTTTAATAATAATCTTGTTGTACTTGGCCCAGGTCCTGGCCATCCAGATGAGTATTTGAACCTTTTTAAAGATGCAGGGATTGAATTAACTGATTTTAAAGCTGAGCTACAAAAAGCAAGACGTTTAATCGGTATATGTCTTGGACACCAAATGATTCTTTATTTGTTAGATGAATTAAAAGTTGTGAGAAGCTCTATACCGATGCATGGCCAAGCAGTTGAGATTGAGATAGGCGAGGGCCAAGCTTTATTTGATTGTTTCAGTGAAGCTGATAGAAAAGTTCTCAGAAGAGCTAAGCTTCAGCGATATAACTCTTTAACTTTGCAGATTAGTAGTGGAGATTATTACTCTGGTAAGTGGGAAAGTGAAACTCAGCTTGTTTTTGATAAACATAATGAATTATTAATGGCATATAGGCCAAATCGTTTTCTAACTATGCAGTTTCATCCTGAGTCTGTAGGTACTTCATGCAATAATATCCTCTTTCAAGCAATGAATAAGTTTTTCATGTAG
- a CDS encoding STAS domain-containing protein, translated as MTMQARVRTDSTGNITVHIEGGMDYENIIPLKQELATITNTHPTSLITLDLTALNFVGSSGIGVFVDTIKALNKRRDQVRLSNVAPEFLKVFKIYNFDAMEILINEFETDDTELSQFYGQKKRTFQN; from the coding sequence ATGACAATGCAAGCAAGAGTACGTACTGATTCAACAGGAAATATCACTGTTCATATCGAAGGTGGAATGGATTATGAAAATATCATTCCTCTTAAGCAGGAGTTAGCAACTATCACTAACACTCATCCTACTTCACTAATCACTCTTGACCTAACGGCCCTTAACTTTGTTGGCTCATCTGGAATAGGTGTATTTGTTGATACAATTAAAGCCTTAAACAAAAGACGTGATCAAGTTAGGCTTTCTAATGTTGCTCCTGAGTTTTTAAAAGTTTTTAAAATCTACAATTTCGACGCAATGGAAATCCTAATTAACGAATTCGAAACTGACGATACAGAACTTTCACAATTCTACGGTCAGAAGAAGCGTACTTTTCAGAACTGA
- a CDS encoding ribonuclease HII: protein MFENQFITNHKFILATDEVGRGPLAGPVVTCAVKVSIANLDILIETLKSVGVTDSKKLTLKKMESILDQLGVQKFLKKNEHELFEYSVEKVTPKKIDELNIFQASLLGMKKSCHSLLCDSKSVVLVDGKFPFSSKRIKEIHPIIKGDSKSSLIGLASIIAKVCRDHIMIKEAKKYPHYGFEKNAGYPTAVHRNAIQEYGITPIHRKSFKGVKEFVTQENR from the coding sequence ATGTTTGAAAACCAATTTATTACAAATCATAAATTTATCTTAGCAACTGATGAAGTTGGCAGAGGCCCTCTTGCAGGACCTGTTGTTACATGTGCAGTTAAGGTATCGATAGCTAACTTAGATATTCTAATTGAAACACTTAAGTCAGTAGGAGTTACTGACTCTAAGAAGTTAACACTGAAGAAGATGGAGAGCATCCTTGATCAATTAGGTGTTCAAAAATTTTTGAAAAAAAATGAACATGAATTATTCGAGTATAGTGTTGAGAAGGTTACTCCTAAGAAAATTGATGAGCTTAATATTTTTCAAGCAAGCTTACTAGGGATGAAAAAAAGCTGCCACAGTCTTCTTTGTGATTCAAAATCTGTAGTTCTAGTAGATGGGAAGTTTCCATTTTCATCTAAGAGAATTAAAGAAATTCACCCAATCATTAAAGGTGACTCAAAGTCGTCACTAATAGGTTTGGCGTCAATCATTGCGAAAGTATGTCGTGATCACATTATGATTAAAGAAGCTAAGAAATATCCTCATTACGGATTTGAAAAAAATGCTGGATATCCTACCGCCGTCCATCGCAATGCCATTCAAGAATATGGTATTACCCCGATTCATCGTAAATCATTTAAAGGGGTAAAAGAATTTGTCACGCAAGAAAATCGTTAA
- a CDS encoding 3',5'-cyclic-nucleotide phosphodiesterase produces MIVKVIGGHGGVSPQCRATSYLVDDKLLIDAGSVATGISVKEQTEIDNILISHSHLDHISDLAFLADNCFGLKGYPFYIWTSNEVQSSIQKHLLNDEIWPDFTKLPTKSDPTLKFSNIESGETKKIGEYTVHAIKVNHFAGSLGFIIEKDDSAIIFTQDTGPTDAIWEKAKSINNIKAIFSEVSFPNSLLQLAIDSRHHTAETMGLEVKKMPKDIPIFLGHLKPNFLDQLTKEIAAINKDGRINILNSENKSYKF; encoded by the coding sequence ATGATCGTTAAAGTCATTGGAGGCCACGGTGGAGTCTCTCCACAGTGTCGAGCAACATCGTACTTAGTGGATGATAAATTATTAATTGATGCAGGATCTGTAGCAACAGGTATAAGTGTAAAAGAACAAACAGAGATAGATAATATTCTTATTTCACATTCTCATCTCGATCATATTTCTGATTTGGCCTTTCTGGCCGATAATTGCTTTGGTTTAAAAGGTTATCCGTTCTATATTTGGACTTCCAATGAAGTACAATCAAGTATTCAAAAACATTTACTCAATGATGAGATTTGGCCCGACTTTACAAAACTTCCAACCAAAAGTGATCCTACCTTAAAGTTTTCTAATATTGAAAGTGGAGAAACAAAAAAGATTGGTGAGTATACTGTTCATGCAATCAAAGTTAATCACTTTGCTGGCTCTCTCGGCTTTATTATTGAAAAGGATGATAGTGCAATCATCTTTACACAAGACACGGGCCCAACGGATGCTATCTGGGAAAAGGCCAAATCTATTAATAATATCAAAGCTATCTTTTCAGAAGTGAGCTTTCCTAATTCACTCCTTCAATTAGCGATAGACAGTCGTCATCATACGGCCGAGACGATGGGCCTTGAAGTTAAAAAGATGCCTAAGGATATTCCTATATTCTTGGGGCATCTAAAGCCAAATTTCTTAGATCAGCTAACGAAAGAAATTGCTGCTATTAATAAAGATGGCCGCATTAATATTCTTAATTCGGAAAATAAGTCCTATAAGTTTTAA
- a CDS encoding RNA methyltransferase, whose translation MKDNIYLGLVHHPIKNKRDDIVTTSVTNLDIHDIARSCRTFGIKNYFIVTPLEAQHKLVNRILGHWEEDDAGVYNPDRQDALAIARLVNSVEEGINKIKEIEGVEPLVCVTGANFDSNNGVETDLINNARLDKKPIFLLFGTGWGLHAQVLERAHFALEPIFGGSADGYNHLSVRSAVAIYLDRLNSASKTLK comes from the coding sequence ATGAAAGATAATATTTATCTAGGATTAGTACACCACCCAATTAAAAATAAAAGAGATGATATTGTTACGACTTCTGTAACTAATCTTGATATTCACGATATTGCTAGAAGCTGTCGTACATTTGGAATTAAGAACTATTTTATTGTGACGCCACTTGAGGCCCAACATAAATTAGTTAACAGAATCCTCGGGCACTGGGAAGAGGATGATGCTGGTGTTTATAATCCTGATCGTCAGGATGCACTTGCAATTGCGCGTCTAGTAAATTCAGTTGAAGAAGGAATTAATAAAATCAAGGAGATAGAAGGCGTTGAGCCTTTAGTTTGTGTTACGGGAGCGAATTTTGACTCAAATAACGGTGTAGAAACCGACCTGATCAATAATGCGCGCCTTGACAAAAAGCCTATCTTCCTGTTATTTGGTACAGGATGGGGTCTTCACGCACAAGTACTCGAACGGGCACATTTCGCGCTTGAACCAATTTTTGGTGGAAGCGCAGATGGATATAATCATTTGTCTGTTCGCTCGGCAGTTGCCATCTATTTAGATCGACTGAATAGTGCCTCTAAGACTTTGAAATAG
- the rsmI gene encoding 16S rRNA (cytidine(1402)-2'-O)-methyltransferase, with the protein MRLTLVTTPIGNLGDITENMRQVFASCDLVLAEDTRVFRSLLSKLEIERSNLKVVSFNDHSQDSLPYFLELIKAAQMPILVSDAGSPIISDPGHILVKELLKEGGEVTSVAGPSAVTVALELSGMAPNPFCFYGFLPRKKGEISTKFRQAYQANVTSLFFESPHRVHGTLKQLSQEFPEAQVSVCRELTKKFEECVRFYAKDFKEEMINTKGEFVLVISWPKLEGASNTTNEEIEKLAQNYLGKQTPKNLAKLLAKITNRKTQDIYQGLTSK; encoded by the coding sequence TTGAGACTAACACTCGTAACAACACCAATAGGAAACCTTGGAGATATAACTGAGAATATGCGTCAAGTATTTGCAAGTTGTGATCTTGTTCTTGCTGAAGATACTCGTGTTTTTCGATCTCTTTTATCAAAACTAGAAATAGAGCGCTCGAATTTGAAAGTTGTTTCATTCAACGATCACTCTCAAGACAGCCTGCCTTATTTTCTAGAACTAATTAAGGCAGCACAAATGCCAATCCTTGTTTCAGATGCTGGGAGTCCGATTATCTCTGATCCTGGACATATTTTAGTGAAAGAGCTTCTTAAAGAAGGCGGCGAAGTTACTTCTGTCGCAGGACCAAGTGCAGTTACTGTAGCTCTTGAATTAAGTGGAATGGCACCAAATCCATTCTGCTTCTATGGGTTCTTACCTCGAAAAAAAGGCGAAATCTCAACAAAATTTCGCCAAGCTTATCAAGCAAATGTAACATCTCTCTTCTTTGAATCTCCTCATCGTGTTCATGGAACACTTAAGCAGTTATCGCAAGAGTTTCCTGAGGCACAAGTAAGTGTTTGCCGAGAGCTGACAAAGAAGTTTGAGGAGTGCGTTCGCTTTTATGCCAAGGACTTTAAAGAAGAGATGATTAATACTAAAGGAGAATTTGTTCTTGTAATCTCATGGCCTAAGTTAGAAGGGGCAAGTAATACTACAAATGAGGAGATTGAGAAGCTAGCGCAGAACTACCTTGGGAAACAGACACCAAAAAATCTCGCAAAACTACTAGCAAAAATTACTAATCGAAAGACACAAGATATTTATCAAGGGCTTACTTCTAAATAA
- the surE gene encoding 5'/3'-nucleotidase SurE: MNILLSNDDGYSAEGIQCLYESLKDIANVAIVAPDKERSATSQALTLHDPIRVEKINDYTFSCNGYPADSVLIGINSVLDFRPDLVISGINHGANLGQDIYYSGTVGAARQAVFQGIRAIAVSTVMRSSDEVRHFKTAAEVVRKLVKDKSETLLEMPECSLLNINVPNVSVNEVGEIVWTTPQMRRYSEEVYERVDQMGRQYFWIGGSPLEIDPDTTSDHHAIMNGNISFSFLNLLNFSSDVFHEWAAKISK; this comes from the coding sequence ATGAATATTTTACTCTCAAATGACGATGGATACTCTGCTGAAGGAATTCAGTGTCTTTACGAAAGCCTAAAAGATATTGCCAATGTTGCTATTGTTGCTCCAGATAAAGAGCGCTCAGCGACTTCTCAGGCACTTACTCTTCATGATCCGATTAGAGTAGAAAAAATAAATGACTATACATTTAGTTGTAATGGATATCCTGCTGATAGCGTATTGATTGGAATTAACTCGGTTTTAGACTTTAGACCAGACCTCGTAATTTCAGGAATCAATCATGGTGCTAACCTGGGACAAGATATCTATTATTCAGGAACTGTTGGTGCTGCTAGGCAGGCCGTATTTCAAGGAATTAGGGCCATCGCTGTTTCAACAGTAATGAGATCAAGTGATGAAGTTAGACACTTTAAAACGGCCGCTGAGGTCGTTAGAAAGTTAGTAAAAGATAAGTCTGAAACTCTTTTAGAAATGCCAGAGTGCTCGCTGTTAAATATTAACGTACCAAATGTGTCGGTTAACGAAGTTGGCGAAATCGTTTGGACAACACCTCAAATGAGAAGATACAGTGAAGAAGTGTATGAAAGGGTAGATCAAATGGGCCGCCAGTATTTTTGGATTGGTGGGTCGCCTTTAGAGATCGATCCTGACACCACTTCAGATCATCATGCGATTATGAACGGAAATATTTCGTTTTCTTTCCTAAACCTTTTGAATTTTTCGTCCGATGTATTCCATGAATGGGCGGCAAAAATTTCCAAGTGA